A genomic segment from Bradyrhizobium sp. ISRA430 encodes:
- a CDS encoding MBL fold metallo-hydrolase has product MRPLFHPSLVNGRYGDPTVYVETLFEKRSLLFDVGEIASLAPRRIRRVDRVFVSHAHIDHFVGFDHLLRLLVGHEKSVQLFGPSGFAEHVFHKLQAYCWNLVETYPCELVFDVSELRTADSILTTRFHLRKAFAAKPSVSRKTFGGVLCDEPTHRVSAAILEHGTPCLAFALQEAAHVNVWKNRLLERGLPVGPWLLSLKKAVVERRADDHLIRIGEAATADHLVPLASLRDLLTITAGQKIAYVTDVADTPANRAAIAALIENADILFIEAAFAGADATLARERGHLTTTAAGEIAREANVRRIEPFHFSPRYAGEQERMLAEVMAAFMTSRA; this is encoded by the coding sequence ATGCGACCACTTTTCCATCCGAGCCTGGTCAACGGTCGCTACGGCGACCCGACGGTCTATGTCGAAACGCTGTTCGAAAAGCGAAGTCTGCTGTTCGATGTCGGAGAGATTGCTTCACTAGCGCCGCGGAGGATACGGCGCGTCGACCGGGTCTTTGTCTCGCATGCACATATCGATCACTTCGTGGGCTTCGACCATCTGCTTCGCTTGCTCGTCGGGCATGAGAAATCGGTGCAGCTGTTCGGTCCGTCCGGCTTTGCCGAGCACGTCTTTCACAAGCTTCAGGCCTATTGCTGGAACCTGGTCGAAACCTATCCCTGCGAGCTCGTTTTCGATGTAAGCGAACTCCGAACGGCGGATTCCATCTTGACCACGCGGTTCCACCTGAGGAAGGCGTTCGCAGCAAAGCCATCAGTCTCTCGTAAGACCTTTGGCGGCGTACTCTGCGATGAGCCGACCCATCGCGTGTCAGCCGCGATCCTTGAACATGGCACGCCCTGCCTCGCCTTTGCGCTGCAGGAGGCAGCGCATGTCAACGTATGGAAGAACCGGCTGTTGGAGCGCGGACTGCCCGTTGGTCCCTGGTTGCTCTCGCTGAAGAAGGCCGTCGTCGAGCGTCGCGCCGACGATCATTTGATTCGTATCGGTGAAGCAGCAACGGCGGACCACCTCGTCCCACTCGCCAGCCTGCGCGATCTCCTGACGATCACAGCCGGCCAGAAAATCGCCTATGTGACCGATGTCGCCGACACGCCGGCCAATCGTGCCGCCATCGCGGCGCTGATTGAGAATGCGGACATCCTGTTCATCGAGGCGGCGTTTGCGGGGGCCGACGCTACATTGGCGCGGGAGCGGGGTCATCTTACCACCACGGCTGCCGGAGAAATCGCGCGGGAAGCCAATGTACGGCGCATCGAGCCCTTTCACTTCTCTCCGCGCTATGCGGGAGAGCAGGAGCGGATGCTGGCGGAGGTGATGGCGGCTTTCATGACATCTCGCGCCTGA
- a CDS encoding YbhB/YbcL family Raf kinase inhibitor-like protein: MKLVSSAFADGAAIPRRFTCDGENLSPPLQWSDAPEGARSFVLLCDDPDAPASTWHHWAVYDIPPTVTEFAVNTAQNTRLKQAVNDFRKVGYGGPCPPHGHGPHHYHFRLLALSMEDLPAKANASCRDIEREARKHVIAEAILVGWYER, encoded by the coding sequence ATGAAACTCGTTTCAAGCGCCTTCGCCGATGGTGCCGCAATTCCGCGACGGTTTACTTGTGATGGCGAAAATCTTTCGCCCCCTCTGCAATGGTCCGACGCGCCAGAGGGGGCGCGGAGTTTTGTCCTGCTATGCGACGATCCCGATGCTCCCGCCAGTACATGGCATCATTGGGCAGTTTACGATATTCCGCCAACCGTAACAGAGTTTGCAGTCAACACCGCGCAGAACACCAGACTGAAGCAGGCGGTCAACGATTTTCGCAAAGTGGGCTATGGCGGCCCGTGTCCACCGCATGGCCATGGGCCGCATCACTATCACTTCCGGCTGCTGGCCCTCTCGATGGAGGACCTTCCCGCAAAGGCCAATGCGTCTTGTCGTGACATTGAACGAGAGGCGCGCAAGCACGTCATCGCGGAAGCGATCCTTGTCGGTTGGTATGAGAGGTAG
- the glnA gene encoding type I glutamate--ammonia ligase: protein MFPKCATAEDLVKAIKDEKVQMIDLRFTDLPGVWQHFSVPPSAVSVDALEEGIGFDGSSIRGFQEIQESDMLVVADPATAFVDPYSPAETLVLICNIRDPVTGQSYSRDARYIAQKAETYLKGTGRADTSYFGPEAEFFVFDDVRYGQGINYAMHEIDSGEGSWNTGAEEAPNLGHKPRPKEGYFPVPPTDSMQALRTEMVLTMEQLGIQIEAHHHEVATGGQNEIDMRFTSLTRMADNLMIYKYVVKNTAHQHGKTATFMPKPLFEDNASGMHVHQSLWKGDTNLFYDKGDYAELSQLGRYYIGGLLNHAWALCALCAPTTNSYRRLVPGYEAPINLVYSQRNRSACCRIPMYSPNPRAKRVEFRSPDPSCNPYLAFAAMLMAGLDGIDNRIDPGSPIDKNLYDLPPAEAKEVKSTPGSLDQALDALERDHAFLLRGDVFTADVIATWLDYKRKKEVDAIRLRPHPYEFHLYYDI, encoded by the coding sequence ATGTTTCCGAAATGTGCAACAGCCGAAGATCTCGTGAAGGCGATCAAGGACGAGAAGGTCCAGATGATCGATCTGCGGTTCACTGACCTGCCGGGGGTATGGCAACATTTTTCCGTCCCGCCGAGCGCGGTGAGCGTTGATGCGCTCGAGGAGGGCATCGGGTTCGACGGCTCATCGATCCGCGGCTTTCAGGAGATTCAGGAAAGCGACATGCTGGTCGTCGCCGATCCAGCGACGGCCTTCGTCGACCCCTATAGTCCGGCAGAGACGCTGGTCCTCATCTGTAACATCCGCGACCCCGTGACCGGCCAATCCTATAGCCGGGATGCTCGCTACATCGCCCAGAAGGCTGAAACCTATCTCAAGGGCACTGGGCGCGCCGACACGAGCTACTTCGGCCCGGAGGCGGAGTTCTTCGTCTTCGACGACGTGCGCTACGGTCAAGGCATCAACTATGCCATGCACGAGATCGATTCCGGCGAAGGGAGCTGGAACACCGGCGCGGAGGAAGCGCCGAATCTCGGGCACAAGCCGCGCCCGAAGGAGGGATATTTTCCCGTTCCTCCGACCGACAGCATGCAGGCGCTACGCACCGAAATGGTGCTGACCATGGAACAACTCGGTATCCAGATCGAAGCTCATCACCACGAGGTCGCAACCGGCGGCCAAAACGAAATCGACATGCGCTTCACGAGCCTCACCCGCATGGCGGACAATTTGATGATCTACAAATATGTGGTGAAGAATACTGCGCATCAGCACGGCAAGACCGCGACCTTCATGCCGAAACCGCTGTTCGAGGACAACGCCTCGGGCATGCATGTTCACCAGTCGCTGTGGAAGGGCGACACCAACCTGTTCTACGACAAGGGTGACTACGCCGAATTGAGCCAGCTCGGCCGCTATTACATCGGCGGGCTCCTGAACCACGCCTGGGCGTTGTGCGCGCTTTGCGCCCCGACGACCAACTCCTATCGGCGTCTGGTGCCGGGCTATGAGGCTCCCATCAACCTAGTCTACTCCCAGCGCAATCGCTCGGCCTGCTGCCGGATTCCAATGTACTCGCCAAATCCACGGGCAAAGCGCGTCGAGTTTCGTTCGCCCGATCCCTCCTGCAATCCCTACCTGGCCTTTGCCGCAATGCTGATGGCGGGCCTCGACGGTATCGATAACCGGATCGATCCGGGCAGCCCCATCGACAAAAATCTTTACGACCTGCCACCCGCCGAAGCCAAGGAGGTGAAGTCGACACCGGGATCGCTGGATCAGGCGCTCGACGCGCTCGAGCGCGACCACGCATTCCTTCTGCGCGGCGACGTCTTCACCGCCGATGTGATCGCGACCTGGCTCGACTACAAGCGAAAGAAGGAAGTCGATGCGATCCGGCTGCGACCGCATCCTTACGAGTTCCATCTTTACTACGACATCTAG